AATCTCTATTTAAATTATTTCACCCATGCAGCGGCATTCACTATCGCTGTTGTACTGTTCACCAGTTCCAGCAGCGGCTTCGGATACACGCCCAGTACAAAAATGATCACGATCACCAGGCCTGTTGCCAGCAACTCCCCTGTTTTCAGATCGGCCGTACCGGAAGTCAGCGTATTGGCTTCCCCGAAGATCACCTTTTGCAGCATCTTCAGCATATACACCGCGGCCAGGATGATGGCAAGACCGGCAATGGCGGCAAACCAGCCGTTATACTGGAACAGACCGCTGAACATCAGGAACTCGCCGATGAACCCGTTGGTCAGCGGCAAGGCGATGTTAGCGAGACTGATGATCACCAGCACGATAGCCAGCTTCGGCGCATGGGTGGCAATACCGCCCATTTCCTGCATATTTCTGGTATTGAGCCTGTTTTGTATCACTTCCACGATCATCCACAGGCCAATGATATTGATACCATGATTGAACATCTGCACCTGTACGCCCTGCATGCTTTGCTCGTTGTTCACAAAGATGGCGGCGCTCATCAGGCCGATGTGCGCAATGGAAGAATAGGCGATCAGCCGTTTGATATCTGTTTGCATGATAGCGATGCAGGAGGCGTAAATGATACCGATCACACTCAGGATGATGGCGGCTTCCTGCCACATGTACACACCCTGCGGCAATACGGGCAGCAGCCAGCGTACAACGCCGAACAAACCCATCTTTACCATGATGCCGCTCAGCACCATCGTTACCGGGGTAGGTGATTGCTCATACGTATCCGGCTGCCAGGTGTGGAAGGGGAATACGGGCATTTTGATGGCAAAGGCCACAAAGAACAGCCAGAAGAGCCAGGATTGCTCCGCTGCCCCGGGCTGCAGCGCCGTAAAGGCCGTCCAGCTGAATGAATGGTCCGGCGTCTGCGTGTAGATATAGATGATACCGGTGAGCATCAGCAATGAACCGGCGAAAGTATATACAAAGAACTTGAAGGTAACCGGGATGGCTCTTTCTCCGCCCCACATGGAGCAGAGGAAATATACCGGTATCAGCGCCAGTTCCCAGAATACATAGAACAGGAGGGCGTCATATGCGGTAAAAACGCCGATCAGCCCGGCCTGGGATAACAGCAGCAGGCCGTAAAAGGCACCGGGCCGGTCGTAATCCCGGTTGTACACGGTGATAAAGATCAGCGGAAAAGAAACGGCGGTGAGCAGGCATAACATGGCGCCCATTCCATCCAGTCCTATATTAAATTGACTGCCGAGCTGGGGTATCCATG
This genomic stretch from Chitinophaga sp. XS-30 harbors:
- a CDS encoding NuoM family protein, which encodes MLTVLLILIPLITGLITFGLKGAGAKALSLLSSLATLVIAVIAWQQVGTAPETLQFTAAWIPQLGSQFNIGLDGMGAMLCLLTAVSFPLIFITVYNRDYDRPGAFYGLLLLSQAGLIGVFTAYDALLFYVFWELALIPVYFLCSMWGGERAIPVTFKFFVYTFAGSLLMLTGIIYIYTQTPDHSFSWTAFTALQPGAAEQSWLFWLFFVAFAIKMPVFPFHTWQPDTYEQSPTPVTMVLSGIMVKMGLFGVVRWLLPVLPQGVYMWQEAAIILSVIGIIYASCIAIMQTDIKRLIAYSSIAHIGLMSAAIFVNNEQSMQGVQVQMFNHGINIIGLWMIVEVIQNRLNTRNMQEMGGIATHAPKLAIVLVIISLANIALPLTNGFIGEFLMFSGLFQYNGWFAAIAGLAIILAAVYMLKMLQKVIFGEANTLTSGTADLKTGELLATGLVIVIIFVLGVYPKPLLELVNSTTAIVNAAAWVK